The DNA region GAGCCAGCGCGTCTCGTCGAGCGGCCGGCCCCAATTGGCGGTGACGTGCACCGACTTGGTAACGCCCTGCGGCGTCACGTCCTGCATGAACTCTTCGACCGGATAGTCGCGGCGGATGCCGAAATAGTCGCCGAACATGCGCGGGATCGGCGGCTCGGCCAGCCAAGGCACGTCCTTGCGCAGCCAGATGTGATGGTGCGTATCGATCACCGGTCCGGTGTAGTCACCCATGTCGCTTCCTCGCCCTACAAACTGCGCACGACTTTCAGCACGGCGCTTGTGAGCGTGTTTAGCTCATCCTGGGCGATTGTGAAGGCGGGAGCGAGATAAACGATGTTGCCGAAGGGCCGTACGAACACGCCCTCGCCGACAAAGTGCGCGCGCAGCGCGGAGACATCGTCGATGCGGTCGAGTTCGACGACGCCGATGGCGCCTTTCACACGGACGTCTTTCACCCGCAGAAACTCACGCGCCGGTGCGAGACCCTCCTCCAGCGCGGCCGCGATCCGGGCCACCTGATCGAGCCGCGGCTCGCGCTCGAACAGATCGAGTGAGGCATTGGCCGCGGCGCAGGCGAGCGCGTTGGCCATGAAGGTCGGCCCGTGCATGAGCGCCTTCTGCGGATCGTCGGACCAGAAGGCGTCGAACACCGTCGACGTCGCGATCGTCGCCGCGAGCGGCAGCGTGCCGCCGGTGAGTGCCTTCGACAAGGTGACGATGTCAGGCGTGACACCCGCAGCTTCGCACGCGAACATCGCGCCGGTGCGGCCAAAGCCCGTGAAGATCTCGTCGAAGATCAACAGCAGTTCGTATTTGTCGGCGAGCGCGCGCAGGCGGCGCAAGGTCCCGGCGTCGTGAAACTTCATGCCGCCGGCGCCCTGCACCAGCGGCTCGACGAGGATGCCGGCGATCGTGCCGTGTGCGCGCGCGAGCAGCGCATCGAGCGCGGCGGCATGCTCCTCGGTGTCCGGCAAGTCGGCGATGATGTGTTGCGGCAGCAATCCGGCAAACAGCGCATGCATGCCTTCGTCGGGATCGCACACGGCCATCGTCCCGGTGGTGTCGCCGTGATAGCCGCCTTTGAACGCGACGAAGGTGGTCTTGGCGCGGACGCCGCGGTTGAGCCAGTACTGCACCGCCATCTTCATCGCGACTTCGACGGAGACCGAACCGGAGTCGGAGAAAAACACGCGCGTCAGATCGCCGGGCAGCATGGCCGCCAGCCGGCGCGCCAAGGTCAGCGCCTGCTCATGCACCAGCCCGCCGAACATCACATGCGGCATGTCGGCCATCTGGCGCGCGACAGCGGCGCGGATGTGCGGATGGTTGTAGCCGTGACAGGCGGTCCACCAGCTCGCGATGCCGTCAATCAGTTCGCGCCCGTCGGCGAGCACGATGCGGCTGCCGGCGGTGCGGACGACTGGCAGCGGTGCCGGCGCCGTCTTCATCTGCGCGTAAGGCAGCCAGATGTGCGGCAGGCCCGCCCGATACCATTCCGGCGCCGCCTTGCTTTTGCTGGTATCTTCCGCCATCCGCGTCCTTGACCTCGCCCGCCCGTGGGTCCAAAGGACCCCTCCGTCACGTGTACACGTAGTCCTGATGCACTCGCTCGACGCCTTCGCGCAAGAGAAACTGGACCAGCTTGAAAGCCGCAGTTTGCGCCGCGGCCTGACCGATACCTTTCGCGAGGACGGCATCTTCGTCGAGCGCGGCGGCAAGCGGCTGCTGTCGTTCTCGTGCAACGATTATCTCAACCTCACCCAACATCCGGCGATCAAGGCCGCGGCCAAGGCGGCCATTGACCGTTACGGAGCCGGTTCCGGCGCCTCGCGGCTGATCACCGGCAATCATCCCCTGTATGCGGAGTTGGAAACGCGGCTGGCGCAGGTGAAGCAGACGGAAGCCGCCGTCGTGTTCGGCTCTGGCTATCTCGCCAACTCCGGCATCATCCCGGTGCTGATCGGGCCGGACGGGCTGATCGTGATTGACGAACTCGCGCACAACTGCCTGTTCGCCGGTACGCAGCTGTCGCGCGGGCGCGTCCTCAAGTTCCGCCACAACGACGTCGCGCATGCGCGTGAGCTGCTCGCCGAACATCGCGCCGCGCACGACCACGCGCTTATCGTCACCGATGGCGTGTTCTCGATGGACGGCGATCTGGCGCCGCTCGAAGCGTTGCAAGCGCTGGGCGAGGAATACGATGCCTGGCTGATGAGCGACGACGCGCACGGCATCGGCGTGATCGGCGGCGGCCGCGGCTCGAGCTTCATGGGCAATGCGCACGTGCCGGTGCCCTTGCAGATGGGCACCTTGTCGAAGGCGATCGGTGCCTATGGTGGTTATCTCTGCGCCTCCGCGCCGGTGATCGAGCTGATGCGCAACCGCGCGCGGACCTTGGTCTATTCGACCGGCCTGCCGCCCTCCGCCGTGGCGGCGGCGATTGCCGCGCTCGATCTTATCGAACGCGAGCCGGCTTATGCCGCGGCGCCGGTCCAGAAGGCGAAAGTCTTCACCGCGAGCCTCGGCCTGCCGGATGCCCAAAGCCCGATCGTGCCCATCGTCATCGGCGAAGCCGACGCTGCGCTCAGTGCGTCGCGTCTGCTGATGGAGGAAGGCTTCCTCGTCGCGCCGATCCGTCCGCCAACGGTGCCGCAAGGCACCGCGCGCCTGCGTCTCACTTTCACCGCGCAGCACCCGATGGACGAGATCGAACGGCTCGCCG from Pseudolabrys taiwanensis includes:
- a CDS encoding adenosylmethionine--8-amino-7-oxononanoate transaminase, whose protein sequence is MAEDTSKSKAAPEWYRAGLPHIWLPYAQMKTAPAPLPVVRTAGSRIVLADGRELIDGIASWWTACHGYNHPHIRAAVARQMADMPHVMFGGLVHEQALTLARRLAAMLPGDLTRVFFSDSGSVSVEVAMKMAVQYWLNRGVRAKTTFVAFKGGYHGDTTGTMAVCDPDEGMHALFAGLLPQHIIADLPDTEEHAAALDALLARAHGTIAGILVEPLVQGAGGMKFHDAGTLRRLRALADKYELLLIFDEIFTGFGRTGAMFACEAAGVTPDIVTLSKALTGGTLPLAATIATSTVFDAFWSDDPQKALMHGPTFMANALACAAANASLDLFEREPRLDQVARIAAALEEGLAPAREFLRVKDVRVKGAIGVVELDRIDDVSALRAHFVGEGVFVRPFGNIVYLAPAFTIAQDELNTLTSAVLKVVRSL
- the bioF gene encoding 8-amino-7-oxononanoate synthase, with the protein product MHSLDAFAQEKLDQLESRSLRRGLTDTFREDGIFVERGGKRLLSFSCNDYLNLTQHPAIKAAAKAAIDRYGAGSGASRLITGNHPLYAELETRLAQVKQTEAAVVFGSGYLANSGIIPVLIGPDGLIVIDELAHNCLFAGTQLSRGRVLKFRHNDVAHARELLAEHRAAHDHALIVTDGVFSMDGDLAPLEALQALGEEYDAWLMSDDAHGIGVIGGGRGSSFMGNAHVPVPLQMGTLSKAIGAYGGYLCASAPVIELMRNRARTLVYSTGLPPSAVAAAIAALDLIEREPAYAAAPVQKAKVFTASLGLPDAQSPIVPIVIGEADAALSASRLLMEEGFLVAPIRPPTVPQGTARLRLTFTAQHPMDEIERLADIVRTRILA